In a single window of the Rhodothermales bacterium genome:
- the sdhC gene encoding succinate dehydrogenase, cytochrome b556 subunit — MPTSTVQEYRPKAFTRYKIRTGMFAWILHRLTGLALVGYLAIHVWGLKAITNPAAYNALITEYHAPIFKVGEFLLLGAVVYHALNGLRIVLIDFLGWSPNQQKLFWTLGGVAALLFIVGGYPSIAALVSYFGS, encoded by the coding sequence ATGCCCACCTCCACCGTCCAAGAGTACCGGCCCAAGGCGTTCACCCGCTACAAGATCCGCACGGGGATGTTCGCGTGGATCCTCCACCGCCTCACCGGCCTCGCCCTCGTCGGCTACCTCGCGATCCACGTGTGGGGGCTGAAGGCGATCACGAACCCGGCGGCGTACAACGCCCTCATCACGGAGTACCACGCGCCCATCTTCAAGGTCGGCGAGTTCCTGCTCCTCGGGGCCGTGGTGTACCACGCGCTCAACGGCCTGCGCATCGTGCTGATCGACTTCCTCGGGTGGAGCCCGAACCAGCAGAAGCTGTTCTGGACGCTCGGCGGCGTGGCCGCCCTCCTGTTCATCGTCGGCGGCTACCCCAGCATCGCGGCCCTCGTCTCGTACTTCGGTTCGTAG
- a CDS encoding HEPN domain-containing protein: MSSDQPLLLAKALQNFRAAQLLLKQELYDAAVSRAYYAAYLAARAALLGIGRGEDKHDRVQAAFAEELVNRRKVYPGKQGALLDLMTLRHKADYRAESVTAKQAARGVRKAEAFVTAIHEELRNDR; the protein is encoded by the coding sequence GTGTCTTCCGACCAACCTCTGCTTCTCGCAAAAGCGCTCCAAAACTTCCGGGCAGCACAGCTTCTATTAAAACAGGAGCTGTACGATGCCGCGGTCAGTCGCGCTTACTACGCTGCATACTTGGCGGCGCGTGCGGCGTTATTGGGCATCGGTCGCGGTGAGGACAAGCACGACCGAGTTCAGGCTGCTTTCGCCGAAGAACTTGTTAACCGACGCAAAGTATATCCCGGCAAGCAAGGCGCGCTGCTCGATTTGATGACGTTGAGACACAAGGCGGACTACAGAGCAGAGAGCGTCACTGCCAAGCAAGCAGCCCGAGGTGTACGGAAAGCTGAAGCGTTTGTAACCGCTATCCACGAGGAGTTGAGAAATGATCGTTGA
- a CDS encoding succinate dehydrogenase iron-sulfur subunit, whose product MDLTVKIQRYNPELDTEPHWEEYKLEADPMDRALDLLNHIKWSVDGTLTFRKSCAHGICGSDAMQINGENKLACSILVQDLVGAKGGTISFAPLPAAPVIKDLVVDQTRFFDKYRAVMPWLVNHTPPPEKERQQSPAQHAVIEEATKCIMCGACTHSCPSTWADPDYLGPAAMLKAYRYTFDSRDQGTEERLEIVDSKDGLWKCYTIFNCVQACPKGIDITRWLSALKRKSVTMRY is encoded by the coding sequence ATGGACCTCACCGTCAAGATTCAGCGCTACAACCCGGAGTTGGACACGGAGCCGCACTGGGAGGAGTACAAGCTCGAGGCCGACCCGATGGACCGGGCGCTCGACCTCCTCAACCACATCAAGTGGAGCGTGGACGGAACGCTGACGTTCCGCAAGAGCTGCGCCCACGGCATCTGCGGCTCCGACGCCATGCAGATCAACGGCGAGAACAAGCTCGCCTGCTCCATCCTCGTGCAGGACCTCGTCGGCGCGAAGGGCGGGACGATCTCGTTCGCGCCGCTCCCCGCCGCGCCCGTCATCAAAGACCTCGTCGTCGACCAGACGCGGTTCTTCGACAAGTACCGCGCGGTGATGCCGTGGCTCGTCAACCACACGCCGCCGCCGGAGAAGGAGCGCCAGCAGAGCCCCGCGCAGCACGCCGTCATCGAGGAGGCCACGAAGTGCATCATGTGCGGCGCCTGCACGCACTCGTGCCCGAGCACCTGGGCCGATCCCGACTACCTCGGCCCCGCTGCCATGCTCAAGGCCTACCGCTACACCTTCGACTCCCGCGACCAGGGGACCGAGGAGCGGCTGGAGATCGTGGACTCGAAGGATGGGCTGTGGAAGTGCTACACCATCTTCAACTGCGTCCAGGCCTGCCCGAAGGGGATCGACATCACGCGCTGGCTGAGCGCGCTCAAGCGAAAGTCCGTCACGATGCGGTATTAG
- a CDS encoding tetratricopeptide repeat protein, which produces MKSPLRSLLLVALVAAAAFAGYSLWDAQQAPVADLPEGPREVLPSSEFINAEASIAYYREKLRREPRDVQSRVALAQALLQQANATGREAEYIPAAREALAAALRQEPNNYHALLLQGTLFNKLHRFEDGRDLAERLIAQHPQNAYAHGILADALVELGEYDAAIAASDAMLAIKPSLASYSRASYLRELHGDTDGAIAAMRLAADAGASGHADRAWALYTLGTLYLADAKPDTAAFIFKGILAERPDYAYAVAGLGHAALATGDYERAAEQYRTAHGMAPRAEYLEGLAEALAAAGDERAANKALDGVRKDFAAVRAFGEIVDMEEADFMLDNGIEVEQALEMARQQQARRPGHLHANETYAWALHHNGRSREAIPYIERAMRLDTGDAMVHYRAARIYEAAGDRAEAARHLQLSLANHLRVESPTAAAEAQTVLASLDGAAGTVQQAAIGE; this is translated from the coding sequence ATGAAATCCCCTCTCCGCTCCCTCCTCCTCGTCGCGCTCGTCGCGGCAGCGGCTTTCGCCGGCTACTCGCTCTGGGACGCCCAGCAGGCCCCCGTTGCCGATCTCCCCGAAGGCCCGCGCGAGGTCCTCCCCTCGTCCGAGTTCATCAACGCCGAGGCGTCCATCGCCTACTACCGCGAGAAGCTCCGCCGCGAGCCCCGCGACGTCCAGAGTCGGGTCGCGCTCGCGCAGGCCCTGCTCCAGCAGGCGAACGCGACGGGCCGCGAGGCCGAGTACATCCCCGCCGCCCGCGAGGCCCTCGCCGCCGCGCTCCGGCAGGAACCCAATAACTACCACGCCCTCCTGTTGCAGGGCACGCTCTTCAACAAGCTCCACCGGTTCGAGGACGGACGCGACCTCGCCGAGCGGCTGATCGCGCAGCATCCGCAGAATGCGTACGCCCACGGCATCCTCGCCGACGCCCTCGTCGAACTCGGGGAGTACGACGCCGCGATCGCCGCGTCTGACGCGATGCTCGCCATCAAGCCTAGCCTCGCGTCATACTCCCGCGCTTCGTACCTCCGCGAGCTCCACGGCGACACCGACGGCGCGATCGCCGCGATGCGCCTCGCTGCCGACGCCGGCGCGAGCGGACACGCCGACCGCGCGTGGGCGCTCTACACCCTCGGCACGCTCTACCTCGCCGACGCCAAGCCCGACACCGCCGCGTTCATCTTCAAGGGCATTCTCGCGGAACGGCCGGACTACGCCTACGCCGTCGCCGGGCTCGGCCACGCCGCCCTCGCCACGGGCGATTACGAGCGGGCCGCCGAGCAGTACCGCACCGCGCACGGCATGGCCCCGCGCGCCGAGTACCTCGAAGGGCTCGCCGAGGCCCTCGCCGCCGCCGGCGACGAGCGGGCCGCGAACAAGGCGCTCGACGGCGTCCGCAAAGACTTCGCCGCCGTCCGCGCCTTCGGAGAGATCGTGGATATGGAAGAGGCCGACTTCATGCTCGACAACGGCATCGAGGTCGAGCAGGCGCTCGAAATGGCGCGACAGCAGCAGGCGCGGCGGCCCGGCCACCTCCACGCGAACGAGACGTATGCGTGGGCGCTCCACCACAACGGGCGCTCGCGCGAGGCGATTCCGTACATCGAGCGGGCGATGCGGCTCGACACGGGCGACGCGATGGTGCACTACCGCGCGGCGCGGATCTACGAAGCCGCCGGCGACCGGGCAGAGGCCGCACGCCACCTCCAACTCTCCCTCGCCAACCACCTCCGCGTCGAGAGCCCGACGGCAGCAGCGGAAGCGCAAACCGTGCTGGCATCGCTCGACGGCGCGGCTGGGACGGTTCAGCAAGCCGCGATCGGAGAGTAG
- a CDS encoding DUF4331 family protein codes for MSTATSARRSALALVAAIVGLLAVGLAAPSFTDASSHREAPLISSDPLADNTDVYAFRDPNDANSVVIVANYIPLELPSGGPNYHNFGENVRYEIHVKNQTSAGPLGSATDDITYRFTFELENEDPSTFFKIRLGAENLKATYTMEKSTDGGISFQTVVTDGYVPPVNIGPRSIEDGTVGLGTSYEALTQQAVTAADGGSVFVGPRDDPFFVDLGGVFDVGNFRSDFGDDPSNPNNARDEVAGFNTHAIVLRLPISSLQKDGLGVDQAENILDPNFVIGVWASASRPQIRTLQSDGSAPTYSGPWVQVSRLGMPLTNEVIVPIGEKDRWNSISPYDADEQDFVTYFANPELGLYMGNGQFGPAVPGLSNALEIQTNSYPAVGDLDGDGDNGLDFTNGADGVWEVAAAGVDLSGTAFAVPTRPTFDGSPTALAAPGKPRLVDIFPIFYFGVPNAVPYQLATGKDGGPLSTGKPFIHNFLPITQTPDGGLWGGDMLRLNMATPTTDRGTEEFGTYAFQGLIRAAALGLTAAPFNESEMLEFIPHMDGFPNGRRLEDDVTTIELQAVAGLVLAAVGLPEDDATAGDYSDLASPQLVSELTFVAGPTKNDIALRDDFPYLANPQRGFDYVRDVTADAPPFPVNAEPGIGVGVPQGFILDQNYPNPFGARTTVEYHVSSPGTVQLAVYDIRGRLVDTLVDDARPQGTYEVEWDASRFASGTYFYRLAVDGRPVSTKKATVIR; via the coding sequence ATGTCTACCGCTACCTCCGCTCGACGGTCTGCGCTCGCCCTCGTGGCCGCCATCGTCGGGCTCCTCGCCGTCGGCCTCGCCGCGCCGAGCTTCACCGACGCCTCCAGCCACCGCGAAGCCCCGCTGATCTCCAGCGACCCGCTCGCGGACAACACCGACGTTTACGCCTTCCGCGACCCCAACGACGCCAACAGCGTCGTCATCGTCGCCAACTACATCCCGCTCGAACTGCCGTCCGGCGGGCCGAACTACCACAACTTCGGCGAGAACGTCCGCTACGAGATCCACGTCAAGAACCAGACGTCCGCCGGTCCGCTCGGCAGCGCCACTGACGACATCACGTACCGCTTCACGTTCGAGCTCGAGAACGAGGACCCGTCCACGTTCTTCAAGATCCGCCTCGGCGCGGAGAACCTGAAGGCGACGTACACGATGGAAAAGAGCACGGACGGCGGGATCTCCTTCCAGACCGTCGTCACCGACGGCTACGTGCCCCCGGTCAACATCGGCCCCCGGTCGATCGAGGACGGGACGGTCGGGCTCGGGACGTCGTACGAGGCCCTCACGCAGCAGGCTGTCACCGCCGCCGATGGCGGCAGCGTCTTCGTCGGTCCGCGCGACGACCCGTTCTTCGTCGACCTCGGCGGCGTCTTCGACGTGGGCAACTTCCGCAGCGACTTCGGCGACGACCCGTCGAACCCGAACAACGCCCGCGACGAGGTGGCCGGCTTCAACACGCACGCCATCGTCCTGCGCCTCCCGATCTCCAGCCTCCAGAAAGACGGGCTCGGCGTGGATCAGGCCGAGAACATCCTCGACCCGAACTTCGTGATCGGCGTGTGGGCCTCGGCCAGCCGCCCGCAGATTCGGACGCTCCAGTCTGACGGCTCGGCGCCGACGTACTCCGGGCCGTGGGTGCAGGTCTCCCGCCTCGGGATGCCGCTGACGAACGAGGTCATCGTCCCGATCGGCGAGAAGGACCGATGGAACTCGATCTCCCCGTACGACGCCGACGAGCAGGATTTCGTGACGTACTTCGCGAACCCCGAGCTCGGGCTCTACATGGGCAACGGGCAGTTCGGCCCGGCCGTGCCCGGCCTCAGCAACGCCCTCGAGATCCAGACGAACTCGTACCCCGCGGTCGGTGACCTCGACGGCGACGGCGACAACGGGCTCGACTTCACGAACGGCGCCGACGGCGTGTGGGAAGTCGCCGCAGCGGGCGTGGACCTCAGCGGGACGGCCTTCGCCGTGCCGACGCGGCCGACGTTCGACGGCAGCCCGACGGCGCTCGCCGCCCCCGGCAAGCCGCGCCTCGTGGACATCTTCCCCATCTTCTACTTCGGCGTCCCGAACGCCGTCCCGTACCAGCTCGCGACGGGCAAAGACGGCGGGCCGCTCTCGACGGGCAAGCCATTCATCCACAACTTCCTCCCGATCACGCAGACGCCCGACGGCGGGCTCTGGGGCGGCGACATGCTCCGCCTCAACATGGCCACGCCGACGACCGACCGCGGCACGGAGGAGTTCGGCACGTACGCCTTCCAGGGCCTCATCCGCGCCGCCGCGCTCGGCCTCACCGCCGCGCCGTTCAACGAGAGCGAGATGCTCGAGTTCATCCCGCACATGGACGGCTTCCCGAACGGCCGCCGCCTCGAGGATGACGTGACGACGATCGAACTGCAGGCCGTGGCCGGGCTCGTGCTCGCCGCCGTCGGGCTGCCGGAAGACGACGCGACGGCCGGGGACTACTCCGACCTCGCCTCGCCGCAGCTCGTGAGCGAGCTGACGTTCGTGGCCGGGCCGACGAAGAACGACATCGCGCTCCGCGACGACTTCCCGTACCTCGCGAATCCGCAGCGCGGCTTCGACTACGTCCGCGACGTGACGGCCGACGCGCCGCCGTTCCCGGTCAACGCCGAGCCTGGCATCGGCGTCGGCGTGCCGCAGGGGTTCATCCTCGACCAGAACTACCCGAACCCGTTCGGCGCGCGGACGACCGTGGAGTACCACGTCTCCTCGCCCGGCACGGTGCAGCTCGCCGTCTACGACATCCGCGGCCGGCTCGTGGACACGCTCGTCGATGACGCGCGTCCGCAGGGCACCTACGAGGTGGAGTGGGACGCGAGCCGCTTCGCGAGCGGGACGTACTTCTACCGCCTCGCCGTGGACGGCCGCCCCGTCTCGACGAAAAAGGCCACCGTCATCCGGTAG
- a CDS encoding succinate dehydrogenase, with translation MPSKYGKSARSSAFQWFLHRITGTFLVFLLITHFWVQHYDRTTASISHDVVSAEQAEEGVLPRYSDEANAAVRARKQAARQLVPDQNRVIPTQQPDGEDIPGPTHPPAEASGATPYDILMLRLADPVYAVLWKGFNILFLLFALHHGFYGLNNILTDYIRNDMVRAAAITLSWGVALVLFVIGTYSVTVAGLNL, from the coding sequence ATGCCCAGCAAATACGGAAAGTCGGCCCGGTCCAGCGCCTTCCAGTGGTTCCTCCACCGGATCACCGGCACGTTCCTCGTCTTCCTCCTCATCACCCACTTCTGGGTGCAGCACTACGACCGCACGACGGCGAGCATCTCGCACGACGTGGTCTCGGCCGAGCAGGCCGAGGAGGGCGTGCTCCCGCGCTACTCTGACGAGGCGAACGCGGCCGTCCGCGCCCGGAAGCAGGCGGCGCGCCAGCTCGTCCCGGACCAGAACCGAGTGATCCCGACGCAGCAGCCCGACGGCGAGGACATCCCCGGCCCCACGCACCCGCCGGCCGAGGCCAGCGGCGCGACGCCCTACGACATCCTCATGCTCCGCCTCGCGGACCCCGTCTACGCCGTGCTCTGGAAGGGCTTCAACATCCTCTTCCTCCTCTTCGCCCTCCACCACGGCTTCTACGGGCTCAACAACATCCTCACGGACTACATCCGTAACGACATGGTCCGTGCCGCGGCGATCACGCTCTCGTGGGGCGTCGCGCTCGTGCTCTTCGTCATCGGGACGTACTCGGTGACGGTCGCGGGACTGAACCTCTGA
- a CDS encoding citrate synthase, which yields MADSAPVKARGLEGVVALDTELSYINGQEGELLYRGYDIKDLAKNASFEEVAYLLWNGELPNQHQLDELNAQLRAERAVPDAVIEHLRHHTPKDANPMSALRTATSMLADFDADTESQDADANYRNAIRLTAKMPTIVAAFDRIRQGKEPVAPKGEGSMAFDFLYMLNDEEPGQAAEAIMDAALVLHAEHGLNASTFTARVIGSTLSDMYSAVTGAIGALKGPLHGGANVKVMQTLQDIKSSGKTPAVYVQEKLDAKEKIMGFGHRVYKTYDPRAIILRDMLEDLSDEKGDRYWYETSKTMMDQVQDAKGLYPNVDFFSASVYYLLGIAPDLFTPIFAISRITGWTAHLLEQWSENRLIRPRAEYVGPRDKTVTPIADR from the coding sequence ATGGCAGACTCTGCTCCCGTCAAAGCCCGCGGCCTCGAAGGCGTCGTCGCGCTCGATACCGAACTCTCGTACATCAACGGCCAGGAGGGCGAGCTGCTCTACCGTGGCTACGACATCAAGGACCTCGCGAAGAACGCCTCGTTCGAGGAGGTCGCCTACCTCCTCTGGAACGGCGAGCTCCCCAACCAGCACCAGCTCGACGAACTCAACGCCCAGCTCCGCGCCGAGCGCGCCGTCCCCGACGCCGTCATCGAGCACCTCCGGCACCACACGCCGAAGGACGCCAACCCGATGTCGGCCCTCCGCACGGCCACGAGCATGCTCGCCGACTTCGACGCCGACACCGAGTCCCAGGACGCCGACGCCAACTACCGTAACGCGATCCGCCTCACGGCGAAGATGCCGACGATCGTCGCCGCGTTCGACCGCATCCGGCAGGGCAAGGAGCCCGTCGCGCCGAAGGGCGAGGGCAGCATGGCCTTCGACTTCCTCTACATGCTCAACGACGAGGAGCCCGGCCAGGCCGCCGAGGCGATCATGGACGCCGCACTCGTCCTCCACGCCGAGCACGGGCTGAACGCGAGCACGTTCACCGCCCGCGTTATCGGCTCCACGCTCTCGGACATGTACTCCGCCGTCACCGGCGCCATCGGTGCGCTGAAAGGCCCGCTCCACGGCGGCGCGAACGTGAAGGTGATGCAGACATTGCAGGACATCAAGTCCAGCGGGAAGACGCCGGCCGTCTACGTGCAGGAGAAGCTCGACGCGAAGGAGAAGATCATGGGCTTCGGTCACCGCGTCTACAAAACGTACGACCCGCGCGCCATCATCCTCCGCGACATGCTCGAAGACCTCTCCGACGAAAAGGGCGACCGCTACTGGTACGAGACGTCGAAGACGATGATGGACCAGGTGCAGGACGCGAAGGGGCTCTACCCGAACGTGGACTTCTTCAGCGCCTCGGTCTACTACCTCCTCGGCATCGCGCCCGACCTCTTCACGCCGATCTTCGCGATCAGCCGGATCACGGGCTGGACGGCGCACCTGCTCGAGCAGTGGTCCGAGAACCGGCTCATCCGCCCGCGCGCCGAGTACGTCGGCCCGCGCGACAAGACCGTCACGCCGATCGCTGACCGCTAG
- a CDS encoding TonB-dependent receptor has product MKTLPPLFLWMLFVGIAPLTHAQPTGAVEGTVRDADDGSPLPGVNVALLPTERGTVTGPDGRFELLGVAPGTYVLQASFIGYETVAQSVAVRPGEATRASLALTPRSTSLREVVVEGRAANLVGTAGAASEGRVGQAQLAARPLLRVGEVLETVPGMIVTQHSGSGKANQFFLRGFNLDHGTDFAASVEGVPINLPTHAHGQGYLDLNWLIPELIEEVAFAKGPQDVAAGDFATAGRAQIRLARRLDVGIAKAESGIDDYYGGLIADSSPLGGGDLLFAVRGRYYDGPWINPENSGLVSGVVKYSAGTASDGYSLAAMGYHHVWDATDQIARRAVERGQVSRLGTLDPSNGGTTGRYTLVGAWQQTTPGSGRTRANAYAAYYHLNLFSNFTYFLDNPTDGDQFEQADRRLYAGANVSHAWFSRWFGQQNTNTVGAALRHDQIFGVGLFNTRSRARIGTVRDDEVAETSVGAYLENETRWSGWLRTTLGVRGDVFRFDVASDREVNSGVETAFIASPKASLALGPWRDTEVYVNLGLGYHSNDARGTTIRVDPATGDAVDRVDPLVRTRGAEVGVRTAAISGLQSTLALWTIGLESELVFVGDAGGTEPSGASEHYGAEWTNHYDVTDWLDLTLDVALTESRFTEDDGEGTEIENSIGRIVSGGVYVGRATGWLGSVQLRHFGPRPLTADGRIEAEATTLLNVKAAYRFRRVAVALDVLNLTDAADADVSYFYASRLPGESADGVEDVHFHPVIPRTARLSVTWRF; this is encoded by the coding sequence ATGAAGACCCTACCTCCACTTTTCCTTTGGATGCTGTTCGTCGGCATCGCCCCTCTCACTCACGCCCAACCCACCGGCGCGGTGGAAGGCACCGTCCGCGACGCCGACGATGGATCGCCGCTTCCAGGCGTCAACGTCGCGCTGCTGCCGACGGAGCGCGGCACCGTCACCGGACCGGACGGGCGGTTCGAACTCCTCGGCGTCGCTCCGGGCACGTACGTGCTCCAGGCCAGCTTCATCGGGTACGAGACCGTTGCGCAGTCCGTCGCGGTACGGCCCGGTGAAGCCACGCGCGCGAGCCTGGCCCTGACCCCGCGCAGCACGAGTCTCCGCGAGGTCGTCGTCGAAGGCCGGGCGGCGAACCTCGTTGGCACCGCCGGGGCGGCGTCGGAAGGGCGCGTCGGGCAGGCGCAACTCGCGGCGCGGCCCCTGCTCCGTGTCGGCGAAGTGCTGGAGACCGTGCCGGGGATGATCGTGACGCAGCACAGCGGATCGGGCAAGGCCAACCAGTTCTTCCTCCGCGGCTTCAACCTCGACCACGGCACCGACTTCGCCGCCTCCGTCGAGGGCGTGCCGATCAACCTCCCGACGCACGCCCACGGACAGGGCTACCTCGACTTGAACTGGCTGATTCCCGAGCTGATCGAGGAGGTCGCCTTCGCGAAGGGGCCGCAGGACGTAGCGGCAGGCGACTTCGCTACGGCCGGACGCGCGCAGATCCGGCTCGCGCGACGGCTCGACGTGGGCATCGCGAAGGCCGAGAGCGGGATCGACGATTACTACGGCGGCCTGATCGCCGACTCGTCTCCGCTCGGCGGCGGTGATCTGCTCTTCGCCGTGCGGGGCCGCTACTACGACGGGCCGTGGATCAACCCGGAGAACAGCGGCCTCGTCAGCGGCGTCGTGAAGTACTCCGCCGGCACGGCGTCCGACGGCTATTCCCTCGCGGCGATGGGCTACCACCACGTGTGGGACGCCACCGATCAGATCGCCCGCCGCGCCGTCGAACGCGGCCAAGTCTCGCGCCTCGGCACGCTCGACCCGAGCAACGGCGGGACGACGGGCCGCTACACGCTCGTCGGCGCGTGGCAGCAGACGACGCCGGGGAGCGGGCGGACGCGGGCGAATGCCTACGCCGCGTACTACCACCTCAACCTGTTCTCCAACTTCACCTACTTCCTCGACAACCCCACCGACGGCGACCAGTTCGAGCAGGCCGACCGCCGGCTCTACGCCGGGGCGAACGTCTCGCACGCGTGGTTCTCACGGTGGTTCGGCCAGCAAAACACGAACACCGTCGGCGCGGCGCTGCGGCACGACCAGATCTTCGGCGTCGGGCTGTTCAACACCCGCAGCCGCGCGCGCATCGGCACGGTGCGCGACGACGAAGTCGCCGAGACGAGCGTGGGCGCGTACCTCGAAAACGAGACCCGGTGGAGCGGCTGGCTGCGCACGACGCTCGGCGTGCGCGGCGACGTGTTCCGGTTCGACGTGGCGAGCGACCGCGAGGTCAACTCCGGGGTGGAGACGGCGTTTATCGCCAGCCCAAAGGCCAGCCTCGCCCTCGGTCCGTGGCGCGACACCGAGGTCTATGTCAACCTCGGCCTCGGCTACCACAGCAACGACGCGCGCGGCACGACGATCCGCGTCGATCCGGCGACGGGGGACGCGGTGGACCGGGTCGATCCGCTCGTGCGGACGCGGGGCGCCGAAGTCGGCGTGCGGACGGCGGCGATCTCGGGACTCCAGTCCACGCTCGCGCTCTGGACCATCGGACTGGAGTCCGAACTCGTCTTCGTCGGCGACGCCGGCGGCACTGAGCCGAGCGGCGCGAGCGAGCACTACGGCGCCGAGTGGACCAACCATTACGACGTGACGGACTGGCTGGACCTCACGCTCGACGTGGCGCTCACCGAGTCCCGCTTCACCGAAGACGACGGGGAAGGCACGGAGATCGAGAACTCGATCGGGCGCATCGTCAGCGGCGGCGTCTACGTCGGCCGGGCGACGGGGTGGCTCGGGAGCGTGCAGCTTCGGCACTTCGGCCCGCGCCCGCTCACGGCCGACGGACGGATCGAAGCCGAGGCGACGACGCTGCTGAACGTGAAAGCCGCCTACCGATTCCGCCGCGTCGCCGTAGCCCTCGACGTGCTCAACCTCACCGACGCCGCCGATGCCGACGTCAGCTACTTCTACGCATCGCGGCTGCCGGGCGAATCGGCCGACGGTGTCGAGGACGTGCACTTCCACCCGGTCATCCCCCGCACCGCTCGACTCTCCGTCACCTGGCGATTTTGA
- the sdhA gene encoding succinate dehydrogenase flavoprotein subunit codes for MTFTHDIVIVGAGGAGLMAALYAREGGADVAVVSKLHPLRSHTGAAQGGIGAALGNEEEDSWLWHAFDTTKGSDYLGDQDAIEQMCQDAPRTIIELEHYGVPFSRTAEGKISQRRFGGHTRNFGEAPVRRACHAADRTGHTILHTLYDRCTEKEVKFYDEFQMLDLIKDEDGAVVGIVAYEILTGEVHTFHAKIVCFATGGYGRAFKTTSNAHAGTGDGFAIALRRGFPLEDMEFVQFHPTGLYRLGILITEGARGEGGILRNSKGERFMERYAPTVKDLAPRDMVSQCIYKEIREGRGINGKDHVVLDMTHVGRDVLEHKLPEITEFSRVYLGVDPIKTPIPVAPTCHYAMGGIPTNADGQVVAGPDRENDAVPGFYAVGECACVSVHGANRLGTNSLLDLVVFGRRAGIAMAEEIGRDGKKKRPLPENPEATTRKMLDDLLARTTGEKAVTVRTDLQETMMTNVSVFRNDETLSTALADLKELRKRAANVVVGDKGVKFNTDLMDAVEIGFMVDYAESIAASAHHRTESRGAHLREDYTDRLDDDWLKHTLYWADNGDYRFDYKSVVITRFEPKVRKY; via the coding sequence ATGACTTTTACCCATGACATCGTGATCGTCGGTGCGGGGGGCGCGGGCCTGATGGCGGCGCTCTACGCCCGCGAAGGTGGGGCCGACGTGGCCGTGGTCTCGAAGCTCCACCCGCTCCGTAGCCACACCGGCGCGGCGCAGGGCGGCATCGGCGCGGCCCTCGGCAACGAGGAGGAGGACTCGTGGCTGTGGCACGCCTTCGACACGACGAAGGGCTCGGACTACCTCGGCGACCAGGACGCCATCGAGCAGATGTGCCAGGACGCGCCCCGGACGATCATCGAGCTCGAGCACTATGGCGTCCCGTTCTCGCGCACGGCGGAGGGCAAGATCTCGCAGCGCCGCTTCGGCGGGCACACGCGCAACTTCGGCGAGGCCCCCGTCCGCCGCGCCTGCCACGCCGCCGACCGCACCGGCCACACGATCCTCCACACGCTCTACGACCGCTGCACCGAGAAGGAGGTCAAGTTCTACGACGAGTTCCAGATGCTCGACCTCATCAAGGACGAGGACGGGGCCGTCGTCGGGATCGTGGCGTATGAGATCCTCACAGGCGAGGTCCACACCTTCCACGCGAAGATCGTCTGCTTCGCTACGGGCGGCTACGGCCGGGCTTTCAAGACGACCTCGAACGCGCACGCCGGCACCGGCGACGGCTTCGCGATCGCGCTTCGCCGGGGCTTCCCGCTCGAGGACATGGAGTTCGTGCAGTTCCACCCGACGGGGCTCTACCGGCTCGGCATCCTCATCACCGAGGGCGCACGCGGCGAGGGCGGCATCCTCCGCAACTCCAAGGGCGAGCGCTTCATGGAGCGCTACGCGCCGACCGTGAAGGACCTCGCCCCGCGCGACATGGTCTCGCAGTGCATCTATAAAGAGATCCGCGAGGGCCGTGGCATCAACGGCAAAGACCACGTCGTGCTCGACATGACCCACGTCGGCCGCGACGTGCTCGAACACAAGCTGCCTGAGATCACCGAGTTCAGCCGCGTCTACCTCGGCGTCGACCCGATCAAGACGCCGATCCCGGTCGCGCCGACGTGCCACTACGCGATGGGCGGGATCCCGACGAACGCCGACGGCCAGGTCGTCGCCGGGCCGGACCGCGAGAACGACGCCGTCCCCGGCTTCTACGCCGTCGGCGAGTGCGCGTGCGTCAGCGTCCACGGCGCCAACCGGCTCGGGACGAACTCCCTCCTCGACCTCGTCGTGTTCGGCCGCCGCGCCGGGATCGCGATGGCGGAGGAGATCGGGCGCGACGGGAAGAAGAAGCGCCCGCTCCCCGAGAACCCCGAGGCCACGACGCGGAAGATGCTCGACGACCTCCTCGCGCGGACGACGGGCGAGAAGGCCGTCACCGTCCGCACCGACCTGCAGGAGACGATGATGACGAACGTCTCCGTCTTCCGCAACGACGAGACGCTCTCGACGGCCCTCGCTGACCTGAAGGAGCTTCGGAAGCGCGCCGCGAACGTCGTCGTCGGCGACAAGGGGGTGAAGTTCAACACGGACCTCATGGACGCCGTCGAGATCGGGTTCATGGTGGACTACGCCGAGTCGATCGCGGCGAGCGCGCACCACCGGACCGAGAGCCGCGGCGCCCACCTCCGCGAGGACTACACCGACCGCCTCGACGATGACTGGCTGAAACACACGCTCTACTGGGCCGACAACGGCGACTACCGCTTCGACTACAAGAGCGTCGTCATCACCCGCTTCGAGCCGAAAGTCCGCAAGTATTAA